In Spea bombifrons isolate aSpeBom1 chromosome 9, aSpeBom1.2.pri, whole genome shotgun sequence, the genomic stretch ctatatatatatatatatatatatatatatatatatatatatatatatatatatatataaattgtatttttttaataaaagcacattttgtccaataaaataacatgaaatggatcagaaatccagtacagaaggggttaatgttgtaaattactattgtagatttttaatggaatatcttaaccggcatacagaggccctttatcactcccatcactcctgggttccgaCGGCCCTTtagcactcccatcactcctgggttccgaCGGCCCTTTATtacactcccatcactcctgggttccgaCGGCCCTTTATtacactcccatcactcctgggttccgaCGGCCCTTTATTACActcatcactcctgggttccgaCGGCCCTTTATTACActcatcactcctgggttcctgtgccacgttgtgttcgctaatctaAGTTGAAGTTTTAAAGGCAAACAGTttgttagaaaccctttttgtaattatgttacagcgtGAAATGCCCTTGAAAACgggtaagtgaccccaaacttgtgtgtatgtaattGGTGAATTATCCTGGCATTTCATTGTCGCTTctatttgcatttatattttaaataacctGTTTCTATAAtagattatttgaaataaatttggCCGAGTTTTTGTTAAGTATTTTAATCTAACCAAGCAAGGCCGCCTTACCACCTTTGACCCATTTAAGGCTTTATGATTTCCAATGTGCCCTATTGTATATACTAAATATTACTAAAATTGTAATGGGATATTAGAAAATATATGGTTCCTACATTTTGGACGATAAAGATGCCCCACATTAAAGAAaattacataacattttttggggggagccTTGTGTAGACCCATATATAATACCACATACATAAtggacgtgtgtgtgtatatataatatatagacatACACGCTATATAGACATAGACACACGCAGTGTTCTTTACATATAATGGATAATGTCCATTATGTATagattaacccattgtgtgtcgTGTGTCacaggttaataataataatttgcactGTAAAGCAAATGTAGAAAGTATGATTGtggggttataaaaaaaaaatgtacttttttaatCTAGGGTGTAGATctgtaataaaatgaatacatttcttAACAGGACAAAGGCATGAAATTGCCACAGCAATTTAAACTCCACAAAAGCTTTGGGGCCTATTTGAAGCTTGTAGAACACAATTAATGGGAGGATTTAATATGCTTGAAATTATGCACAAGTGCTTAACACTTTgtattaaaagggaaaaaatcgtGTTGCGTTGAATAAAATTGCATGTCATTCAAAAGCATCAAAGTCTTAAAAAAGCTCCAGGAGTCTGATTTACTAAAGatcttaattttgtatattttcttagtcctttttttctccttttgtaatagtatttacttaaaacaaatttaatCCTCCATATAATAACCCTTATTTGAAACCATTTAAGTCAATTTATATTAGGTGTCCCTGCAGTGTAATTGTCCTTTTCCtcttatgcatatttttttttttttttttacagtaatttaaataatttgttaaacATTAACATGGAACAATTTGTCCAACCCAAGactttacatacattttattttaaataataacaaaaattaaaatcagacccaaaaaaaacagaaggcaAATACACACAacctttggtttatttaggggaacctaaaacaatatttttggtaaatgcatttttttctggaatgaTAGCCCTGAATTAGTTTCACATATGGAtccactttattatatatacggtatatatcatctatataaattaggtacatgtatattttaaaacaatcatAATGAAAACAGTACAACAGATTAAATAATGTCAGCTAGTATATCATTTGAAAGCAGTTTTGTCAAACTCTCATCTTTAACTGCTGGCATTGAAGGGGTGTGAAGCGTTTGCTAACAATGATGTCATCAGTCAGAATCGTTATGATGCACATTTTCACCTTCCGTGTTCTAGCAGCCTGGTCCTATAGGGATTTGTTGGATTAGCTCCTGCCTGCTTTCTGGTGGATGGCACTTGTTTATATGCAAGGTGAGTCCGGGGGCACTAAAGAAGGCCGTGGGGCAAATTTCACATGGGAAGATctgctgtcctcctcctccttctgccACCATAGCTTCTTCTAAAGGGATGAGAAGCTCTTCTCTCACTGCATGCCACAGTCTGTGCTTATCCCTAATGTCCGCGGAGGGGAAGTGAACTCCACAGAGGGGGCATGGGTAGGTGATCTGCCCCCTCTCCAGGGGGTTGAATGGTTGGTGTGTAAGCAGGTGTTTGCGGAGGTAAGTGTGCCTGCGGAATCTCTTGTGGCAGTATGGGCAGTCGAATGCCCCGTCCTCGGCTGTGGTGTGAGCCATGCTTCCCTCCCTGACCTGGTAGGGGCTGCCGCCTGAGTGCAGCGGCTGAGCTGGCTGCTGGGAGCTGTCCAGGGCCGGCTGGTGCTGATCCCGTGCGCTCGGAGCCGCATCCCGACGCCCGCTGCTGTTCTCCTTGCCATCCAGCGGCACTTGCAGCCTCTTCCCTCCTTGGCCATCTGCCCCCAACGCCCTGGGCTTGTGCCACCTCCTGTGGGAAGCCAGATTGGCCGGGCAGCTGAATATCTTCTCGCACTCGGGGCAGCGATACTCGACACGGACGATCCTGGAGCACTTGTGCTGGGCTAAGGCAAAGGGGTCGGGGTATTGCTCCTTGCAGAGCTGGCAGATAAATTCCCCCAGAGGGGGTCGTTTGAGGAGGGATTTGCCATCTGGCTCCTCCGCTTTGATTTTTAGTCCCAGCACCGGAGAAGTGGTGACTTCATCTGCAAAGCTGAGCTTCCTGCTGGCTTTGATCTTCTTGCACTGGAGTTTGGGGTATCTCGGGGTCTCCTTGGCGCTAATGCTTGTCTGTAACTTGCTGGATTCTGGGGGCAGAAAGGGGTTGTGCTGGGCAAGAAGTTTCTCCATGGAGGCAAAGGACTCTGAAGAAGGAAAGGACTCGGCAGAAGCTGGAGAACTCAGGAACCTTCTAAAGAACGTCTTCTTCAGTTCCATGTCTACAGGTTTCACTGGACTGAAAGGTATCTGGTTCCAGGGTCCGATCTGTTCCACTCTGGAACCCAACCTGATGGGAGGAACATCAGAGGAGGCTTCAGGTGTCCCTTCACCTGCTTTCTCTACTGGGTTATCAGGAGCTCCTGCCCCAAAGTCACTGGTGGATGTGTAGGGTGTCAGGACATTGAGAGCTGTAGCGATGGGTCTGTAGTGGGTCGGTCCAGTTTCATCAGAGGGTATCCTGTAGGACCCGCAGCTTTTCCTTGTCCTCTTTACCAGAAATCCCCGGGGCATCTTCACTCAGGATAGGGGATCAGGATTGCAGAACAAAAGGGCGAATAAACCAACAATCGAGAGATGAGAGCAGCCGAAAGCATGGGGTAAGACAAGTCTCTTCTTCCTATTGATCACAGGGTTCATAGTAAGTCACCTATAAGTACCTGACAGAAGCCAATGAGAAGTTACAGCAGGGCTGATAGGCGTGTCCCGAAGCCAGgaccccctgatgccccctgtCAAAGACAATAAATGTGAAGGATGGGGAGAAAAACACACAGGGGACAATTTATAAACTCTTTCCTCCATATAGGGTTTAAATACCCTATGATTTGGGTGTAGTAATTGCATGTATCTATGCCTTcactaaatgatttaattaATCCTCTATGCCatgatgtaattatttttttgtctatgccttcatttaataattatatttattttctatgccCTGATgtaatatttgcatttattctcGACTCCTTCATTTAATAATTGCATGCGTTCTCCATGCATTCATTTAATAACTGCATTTCTTTCCTATGCCATGATGtagtaattatatttattctttacaCTATGATGTAATAACTTGTATTTAATCtcgatatatttaataattgcattaatttaataattgcatTTATCCTTAAAGGTACCAAATTTCAGAATAATAACCCTTttggcattttttaaaaaaaaagacacaccaGGATTAgtcttaatttaaaaataataattaataataataatttctgtgGGTTATCAATCCCGTTtatcatattaataataaagaaaaatcactGTTTTGCATTAATTGCCCCCCTGAAGAAGAGCTGATCTCATAGATCTTAACCAAAATCGAAATTCTTTGCTACGTGTTAATATAttgaatttatattttgtgaatTTTGTCTAATGTAAGGCTTCTGCAGTATATAGATGTAAACACATTAACCCTTCACAGACTAGCACAaaccaatgtttttaaatggCATAAATAAAGATACAAATGTTACCTAAACACATTTGATctatggatggatggatagatagatggagatagagatatatatctgtgtgtgtgtatgtatatataattagattGTGTTTAATACAGATAGGTTTATGTATATActcatgtatatgtgtgtgtatatatatgtatatgtgtgtatatgtatgtatatatatatatatatatatataatgtatatatctaatgtatatatctatatatctcatttaaaaaaaaaaaaaaaaaaaaaaaaaaaaaagctgtaattTCCTTTTCTTGTTCCTTTAAAAACTTTATCATTTCTGTCATAGGAAGATAAGTGCCCAAAGCATTAGGAGTTTCACTACAAGAATGGTCTGTATTTGTTTTGGATTTGATTGGCTGGTCCCAATTAGCTTGAACATGTATGTATTGGTACCGGCTagtacacacactatatgcgtGCAGTTCATCATTTTCAGTGGGGCTTTTccccctatattaaccctttctgcccTAACCCTATACATATGTGTAGGCAACTTATGATTTGTTATCTGCAATTGTCTTCAGCAAGTTTACCCAATTGATGCTTTTTGTCTTAAAATTATCTTTCTCTTAAATtctttgattaaaataaaaagtagacaGTTTTTTCAATTGTCTTGATCTGATATGAAATAGGCTAAAAGAACAGTCTAATCAGCATTTGTATAATGGACAAATGAAACATAGtgattaatttccataatattaTCATATCTGCctgactgttttcttttttttctttttcttctatttataggttttttgttttattttcatttttcctttgctttcttttttctttcacgTAATTAGATAGAAAAAGACATCATGATATCTACCTGTGTATCACAACTGTATATTCTGCTGTTCTTCACAGCTAAAGGTGGGATGTTTCTGTGCTTCGCTCCctctgcctcctttactctacCTCGTTCTTCATTATTATCTCCCATGCTGATAAAACATAGGCATGTGGAAACACAGATCCAACCCAttcgcccatctagtctgcctaatTTTCCTGATGTGAAGACTCAGATCTGAATCGGTAGTTGGTCTCATCTGAGGTTCAGGAGCCCTATGCCTATAtgattaaattccctcactgtatcagcctctaccacttctgatgggaggctgttccacttatctaccatcctcttgGTAAAGTTATACATCTTTACGTTACGCTATAGACTGAATATGCCGGTATGTGACAATATCTTACAGTTCTCTCAGTCCCATTGCATGAGAATTAGTGACCAAGTAAAAGTCACTTTTCACCCCAGTtgctcacacacatgcacacatttatCTCCAGTTTGGTCACAGGTAAATAGACTCGCGTCCTTCAACTGGAACCCTTTCCAGGTTCTCCATGAAATAAATAGTGTATGATCTATAGCCTTCTGTGTTAATGATGACGACAGTTTGGTATAATGTCAACATTCATATTCTCCCCTGTTATCCTAGCGCTATATAATCTGCGGGTGCTCTGTAAATAAAAGGATGCCTGAGGGACCATCTCTAAAGGAGTACAGATGAACCCCTCGTCCCTGGAAATCAGTAGGTCGAACATACGTGTGATGCTTCTCACCATTACGTCTACATTATCTCCCACCCATCTGCCCCCCATTCTGCTCCTTTCTTTCTCCCCTTATCTTCCGCCTCCATGGGGATGATTTGTGTCCACAGAGGTGAGAATAATGTGATGGGTGGAGGCAGGGTGCAAGAGAGGTCCCTAGCCATGTACGATTTGCTATAGGTCCCAAAATGTACTCATGAAAATgaaagtcaaaaaaaaaaatgaagaaaatatttGAGATGTTACACAgatttattttcatgtattttattctATCTTTTGCAATGGCAGGTTCTAGGGATGCTGCACCTAAGAGACTAAACATGACACGATCAGTAAGTATATCTACTTATCtgacgcagacaacctccgctactgctggcacttccgccagggcttctatgactgagcaacAGCGTCACATGAGCTTCTGGTGCCgacaccagacaccagggagtcagaagcagtggtcaGTCGGGGCTTTTCTGCCtatagaaatgccttttaaccccctatatgccactctgccgctagaaatgctttttaaccccctatatgccactctgcctctaggaATGCCTTTTagcctttatgccactctgatctgccttttaaccccctttacatttatctctgaagtatgttatttatttatttcttattttcagGACACCTGTAAATGGATACACCTGGCTTCTCATATTGCCCTCACCTCACTGCTGGACTgattaattgtattaattgtaTTTGTAACAATGTGATTGAATTTGTGTAAACTAAAAACCACATATGTTTGTTACATCGATTACGGTGTTTGTGAGTAACAAGGAAGCAAGTAACATTTTCAATGGTGTTTGTCACAGGAGCAAAGGGGTAAATGCAGATGGGGGGTGGATTGAAGTACATATGATGGTTGGAGAGTCCCCTTAATACGTTGCCGATCTATTATCAGGGATACTTTCCAGCTCTACAAGGAGGTAGCTGAGTGAGTCTTGAAGGGTTAATTCTGTTGATGCAAACAGTTAGGCGATAAGTGTTTGGCGGTGTTTACGTTGGTATTCCAGATAATCACATACAGCGAAACACATACCTGCTGGATGCTCCGTCCCTGATCTTTCATTAGAGGCATCTAAACTCTCCTCCAGCAACATCTAATGAATGTTACATGTGTGATTAGAGCGCATCGTCTGTGCGGCAGCTTTGATTTTGTGTAATCTGCCTTTCAGAGGCGTTTCAGCATGAATGCCATTAATTGGCTGAATTCTTCCAGATGTCCTTTCAGCTTTACAGGAATTTCGATAAGGAGAGCGGCAGGGGGTGCAACAAGCAATAAACTGTTAACTGGCCTTCATGACTACACGAAGGCTGCCTTCATTTTCATTAATGACACATCTGCACTCACCCTCCCGATGCTTTGATTTCCTTACGTCAATCTCTTTGGAACTGAAACGCTGAACTCGTCTGGCGCCGAAGTCCAATTTCACAACCCGCAAAGAGTTTGTTGGCGGACGGGAGCAAATACTGAATAGATACacgaataaatatatttcttcgaaaaacaaattatttaatcgTCCTTAAGCAGGGTTCATCCATCCTTCAGTTCACGGCACGATCTTCCGACTCCTTCTCACATGGGCTCTATCTTACACAGACTTACAGATGtctattcatgctcacatacactaatacatacatacatacgtacatacatacattcctGCTCATGGGCAGCCACGGCTCATtgaggctggcctgtgtggtcaaatacAACAAACTACTATAACTCAAATTGTAGAGAAAGTTAATGCCGGTTCTGGTAGAAGGATTACCAACAGACCGGCCACGGTGCCCATACTGACCCCCCCCTGTCCCCTACCGAatgcgcctacaatgggcacgtgcgCATACCAACTGGACCGTGGCGCAATGGAAGAAGGAGGTCTGATCTGAGGAATGGCGTGGATGGACGTGTGCGTCATTTACCTTAAGaatacatggcaccaggatgcatccgtggaggccgcacctcacaacttacaggatcTACACGACGTAATGTACGGTGACCTTGCTGTGTTCCACGGGTCAGTTCAGAATTATTTCAAAAGGGCCTCTACCTTCACTGGGTCGTTTTAGGTTGGGAGGGCTCTTTCTGAACAAATCTGAGCCAGCACAGGGAGACGCGGATAATCGGTCATAACACTATATTactccaccaaactttaaaaCCAAACATCTAGAGGCACTATTCATCAGCTCCTTGTTTGCACTTGAAATAGAGTGTggagaacattttatttgttttttcaaaatatcaaTTACATGAATACCCAAATCTCATTCCAAAGAACCCGGTTTTATTAGGATTCCTAGAGGTCCAAAAGGAGAGCGAGCCAGCCCATTTCTGTTCATACCCAATTTCATTTAGCACCATTTGGATATTGGGCTGTTGAGGTATGCGGTGTAAGAGACGACATTTCCACCCCAAGAAGTCTTTCCTGCTGTTTTATTTCACATACATCTCGTTTGATACATTGAAAAATATCAATCTAACGCTGAGCTTCCGTGTGGGTTTGGTTAATAAATAGTCCTTTCAACATATTCAATTACTTGATAATTAACACTAAACATGCTACAAAAACTTGGCGCGTCATCAATTCCTGAATAAGAGAAGAGCTGATGAGTAGTAATACCGGAGGtaatcagggccagactggacTGCCAGGAAATTTCCCAGCCGGCTACCTCTCCTGGGGCCGGCCATGAAATTATACGTGTGACTGCGGCTGCCGACGCGTATAACATAACTATTACTGtctaaaagacaaaaaaggtcCGGCTTCTCTACCGTACTGGATCCAGTCCCCATGACCCCTCTATGTGAATTGTATGCCGTTTAGGGGgctgtgtgtgtaattatatatagatgtataggtAACTGCTAATAGCCTGCTCCTTTTGGTGTAGCGGTGACGTAACCTGCCTTACATGCAAAGCATTGCTGGTTCGTGTCCTGATGGCTTCTGCCGGGTGATGAAGTGtaattatagtgtgataatagctgtgtatatatgtttgttgttAGTGTGAATGTAAAGTTTTAGAGTGTGCGCAAATGAGTATTAGGAGAAAGTAGGGTCATATACCCACGTCTAAAAAAACGAgaccaactgcctggtggtgtaaaggtaaggaAACCTGCATACCGTACAAGGGATCGCTGGTTcgtgagagtgtagtagagttaagtttctgtaatatatattgtgtcCGCAGGAGGGCAGCAGAGGATTCATATAAATAATGGctctgttttatacattttctccactagatggcagcagagCTTAAATGGTAAACAGAGGTCTGTAATGCACCGTTCCAGcagggtattaaccccttaaggaccgggctcatttttcgttttctaccctgtgggaccgaggctgttttgacacttttgtggtgcttgtgttcaggtgtaattttctcctcacccatttagtgtacccacataagttatatattgtttttttcaggacaagatgggctttcttcagataccattattttgatcgtatcatcttatttactataaaaaaataaaaaaaacatggtgaaaaattgaaaaaaaagacattttatgacttttatttgaaaaatcttttactcacctaaaaaagcaagtaaaaaaactagctaaatagattctactacttgtcctgagtttagagatacccaatgtttttatgtttttttgctgttttttgtacgttatagggcaataagtacaagcagcgttttatgatttccaaatcttttttaacaaatctggtcagtctgcctccatctcctctttggaacatctttgaagccggttaactcaatttaaccccctcaaaccatatatttttgaaaactagacaccccagggtattccaaatgctgttattttaaccctttccatgcaccaattatacaactacactttgtcaaactttgtaatagtaattttttttatttttttttccacacaaattgtactttagttatagatatacaggttctggtatatgtcactatcaaacaacaccccaatgtgtgttcagcaacatctcctgagtacagcgataccccacatgcatgggtttgtcagattgtttggctggtaaaaggctacttttggggcatgcgtaatccaggtggtcatttggccattctgcctccatctcctctttggaatatctttgaagccggttaactcaatttaacccattcaaaccatatattttggaaaactagacaccccagggtattccgaatgctgttattttaaccctttccatgcaccaattatagaactacactttgtcaaactttgtaatagtaattttttttcacacaaattgtactttagttatagatatacaggttctggtatatgtcactgtcaaacaaccccccaatatgtgttcaggaacatctcctgagtgcagtgatacccgacatgcatgggtttgtcgggttgtttcagatttaaaatgccacatttgggaagtgcgctttttttctccattttggtcagtctgtacctatgccctatctgtgagctaggccactccaatttaccccatcagccattttttttatatattagacaccccttgggtatttgaagtgcttttattttaactctgagatttttgagaaattttagcacttgctcaaaataataaactttatttttttattttttttattttttttaatactttttttatatttttttttacacattgtgctggtactggatggttcatctagtgacatcactgcataattatttttaaatgttagcacatttttttttttccatttttttattttttatttttttttttgaatattttactaatcacatagtgattagaaagctgggctccattgacttgcatggttgaatgcagtacctgtattcaaccagcaagtggagccagttctctagagggtctggagaccctctagcgaactttttcgtctttattgtt encodes the following:
- the INSM2 gene encoding insulinoma-associated protein 2; this translates as MPRGFLVKRTRKSCGSYRIPSDETGPTHYRPIATALNVLTPYTSTSDFGAGAPDNPVEKAGEGTPEASSDVPPIRLGSRVEQIGPWNQIPFSPVKPVDMELKKTFFRRFLSSPASAESFPSSESFASMEKLLAQHNPFLPPESSKLQTSISAKETPRYPKLQCKKIKASRKLSFADEVTTSPVLGLKIKAEEPDGKSLLKRPPLGEFICQLCKEQYPDPFALAQHKCSRIVRVEYRCPECEKIFSCPANLASHRRWHKPRALGADGQGGKRLQVPLDGKENSSGRRDAAPSARDQHQPALDSSQQPAQPLHSGGSPYQVREGSMAHTTAEDGAFDCPYCHKRFRRHTYLRKHLLTHQPFNPLERGQITYPCPLCGVHFPSADIRDKHRLWHAVREELLIPLEEAMVAEGGGGQQIFPCEICPTAFFSAPGLTLHINKCHPPESRQELIQQIPIGPGC